The Kribbella sp. NBC_00662 nucleotide sequence GACCGGCCCGGCGGCGACGCCGAAGGTCATGGTGCACTCCCTGGACGGGTTCATGGACGCCGGCCAGGCCGGCCGGGTGACCGCCGACCACCTGCTCGAGGTGCTCGACCATCGACTCCTCGCGCGGTTCGACATCGACCTGCTGCACGACTACCGGGCCCGGCGGCCTGAGGTGACGTTCGCCGAGGACCGGTTCACCGACTACACCCCGCCGCACCTTTCGCTGCATCTGCTGACCGACGATGCCGGGGTCGAGTTCCTGCTGCTCGAGGGCGCGGAGCCGGACAACCACTGGGACCGGTTCGCCGGAGCAGTGCGCCAGCTGATCGAGCGCTACAACGTGACGCTCACGGTTGGCGTCCACGGCATCCCCATGGGCGTCCCGCACACCCGTCCGCTCGGCCTGACCGCGCACGCGACCCGGCCCGAGCTGGTCACCCGCTCGAACATCTGGGACGGCGAGATGGTGCTGCCCGCGAGCGCCGGCACGATGCTCCAGGTCCGCCTGGGCGAGGCCGGCAAGGACGCAATGGGCTTCGCCGTCCACGTCCCGCACTACCTGGCTGAGAACCGCTTCCCGGGCGCAGCGCTGGCCCTGGTGCACGCGATCTCTGCCGCGACGGGCCTGCTCCTCCCTAGCAAGGCCCTGCTCGACGAGGCCGCCGTCACCGGCCGGCTGGTCGACGAGCAGGTCGAAGCTTCCGAGGACGCAAGCGCGGTCGTCAAGGCGCTCGAGACGCAGTACGACGCGGCCGAGGGTTCGCTGTCCCGCAAGAGCCTGCTCGCCGACTCGACTCCGTCCGCGGACGAGCTCGGCGCCGAGGTCGAGCAGTTCCTGGCCGAGCTCAACCGCGAGGACAACGAGTAGGAGCCCGCTACGGGTTCGGCGTACCGGCCTGTCAGGATGAGGCATGCCTGAGTCGCTGGAGGATCTGGTCGAGCTGCTCGACCTGGAGATGATCGACGTCGACCTGTTCCGGGGTCGTCAGCCGCAGACCTCGATGCAGCGGGTGTTCGGCGGTCAGGTGCTGGGACAGGCGCTGGCCGCCGCGAGCCGCACGGTCGACCCGGAGCGCCTCGTGCACTCGCTCCACGGGTACTTCCTGCGGGCGGGCGACACGTCCGTACCGATCGTCTACCGGCCGGAGCCGACGCGCGACGGTGGCTCGTTCAGCAGTCGACGGGTGGTGGCGTCGCAGAACGGCAAGCCGATCTTCTACATGTCGGCGTCGTTCCAGCGCCCGGAGCCCGGTCTCGATCACCAGGACCCGATGCCGGACGACGTCGTACCGCCGGAGGAGGCGCCGCGTCTGGCGACGGTCCTCGAAGCGCGGTCGGGTCGGCCCGCCGCGGACTGGGATCGCGAGTGGGCGGCGCTCGACGTACGACTCGCCGGGGTGACCGGCCGGCAGTTCTGGATCCGTGCCGCAGGCAAGCTTCCCGACGATCCGGCGCTGCACGCGTGTGTGCTCGCGTACGCCAGCGACCTGACGTTGCTGGGCGCCAGCCTGCTCCCGCACGGCATCGTCATCGGCGACCGCCGGATCCAGCCCGCGTCGCTCGACCACGCGCTCTGGTTCCACCGCCCGTTCCGCGCCGACGAGTGGTTGCTCTACGACCAGTCCTCGCCTTCGGCCTCCGGTGCCCGAGGCTTCGCGACCGGCCGCCTGTACGCCGAGACCGGCGCCTTGATCGCGTCGGTCGCACAAGAAGGTCTGATCAGGCCCGTCGGTCTGGATTCCGATCTGCTAACGTAGAAACGTGATCAAGCGCGCAGTAGTGACGACGACGCCGAGGTTCGTCCCGGCGCGCTGACATCTGACTGTCTACCGAAGCCCCGGGGCGAGTGCCCCGGGGCTTTGTCGTGCTCGGTGGTCGCTCGCTCCAACTCTCTTGGAGGAATCATGTACGACCACCGCAAGATCGGCCGCGAGCTCGGCCTGTTCGACTCGGACCCGTTGATCGGTGCCGGTCTGCCCTACTGGTTGCCTGCGGGTGCCGCGGTACGCCGTTCATTGGAGAGCTACATCTCCGAGGTCGAACGAAGAGCCGGCTACCAGCAGGTCTATTCGCCCGTGCTCGGCAAGCGCGAGCTGTACGAGATCTCGGGCCACTGGGCGAAGTACCACGACGACATGTATCCGCCGATGGATATCGGCGGTGAGCAACTGATCCTCCGCCCGAGCATCTGCCCGCACCACGCGCTGATGTATCGGTCCCGCTCGCACAGCTACCGCGAACTCCCGCTCCGGTACTCCGAACTCGGCGGCCAGTACCGTGCCGAACTCTCCGGCGCGATCGGCGGCCTCAGCCGCGTCCGCGCCATGCAACTCAACGACGCGCACATCTTCTGCCGCCTTGACCAGGTGGAGTCCGAGGCTGCATCCGCGTTCTCCCTGATCAACCAGGCGTACGCCGATATGGGTATCAGCGCGTCGCGCTATGTGCTTGCGCTGCCCGCGGAGGACGCAAAGTTCGGCGACCCGTCCAGCAAGTACGTCGGCGACGCCGCCAGCTGGGCCCAGGCCGCGTCGTTGCTCCGGGACGTCCTGAAGGCGGCCGGCATCGACTACGAGGAGGCGCCTGGCGACGCGGCCTTCTACGGGCCGAAGATCGACATCCAGCTGGAGGACTCGGCCGGCCGGGAGTTCAGTCTGTCGACCGTCCAGATCGATTTCCACCAGCCGGAGGCGTTCGGGCTCGAGTACATCGGTGCCGATGGCAACAAGCATCGGCCGGTGATGGTGCACCGGGCGATCGTCGGCAGCATCGAGCGGGCGATGGCGCAGCTGATCGAGGTCCACGGCGGGGCGTTCCCGGCGTGGCTGGCGCCGGTGCAGGTCGTCGTACTCCCGATCTCGGACGACGAGGAGAAGCGTGCCGTCGAGGTGGCCCGGCGTGCGGTCGATCGCGGCCTTCGGGTCGAGATCGCGCACGCGGACGAGGGCAGCCTCGGCGCACGGATCCGGGAGAACCGGTTGGCGCCGTACCAGGCTGTCATCGGGGCGCGCGAGGACGAGGCCGGTCTGCTCGCGGTCCGCGAACGCGACGGCGGTCGTTGGGAGCCGGCTCCGATCGGGGAGGTGCTCGACCGGATCGCGGAGCTCAGTTCTCCTGCAGCTGTCCGACCAGGTGAGTGACGTCGTGCGATTCGTCGTACAGCGCGAAGTCGAGCGTCTTGCCGGTCTGCTGGAAGCCGAACTGGACCCGGGAGGGCAGTAGCAATGGCTTACGGAAGTCGACGCGGACCGTGAAGGCGTCCGGCAGGTGGCCGGCGCGCTGGATGGACGCGAGCGCGGCGGCCTTGGCCCACATGCCGTGCGCGATCTGGCGCGGGAACCCGAACGCCTGGGCGGTCAGTTTGAAGAGGTGGATCGGGTTCCGGTCGCCGGACGCTGCGGCGTACCGGCGGCCGAGGTTGCCGCGCAGGTCCCACCACGCGTCGGCCGGGAGAACCGGGTCGGTCAGCAGGTCCGCGTGCGCGCTCGGCGTCCCGGCCGTCCGGCTGAGCAGCGTGGTGAGGTCGCTCCACACCAGTTCGTGGTCGACGAAGACCTCGCTGATGATGTCGAAGACGGTGCCCTTCGGGTGCGGGCGTTCCGGCGTACTGTGCACGCGGATGGCCGGCTCGGCGTG carries:
- a CDS encoding MaoC/PaaZ C-terminal domain-containing protein → MPTRRYDDSPKFGQLYARTVRATLRRADYEPDEDGLTLELPRSAIDQDHLTAYRDVTGFQAGPALPATYPHVLAFPLHLDLMSDPSFPYKPMGIVHLSNTITQKQPIPIHAEPAIRVHSTPERPHPKGTVFDIISEVFVDHELVWSDLTTLLSRTAGTPSAHADLLTDPVLPADAWWDLRGNLGRRYAAASGDRNPIHLFKLTAQAFGFPRQIAHGMWAKAAALASIQRAGHLPDAFTVRVDFRKPLLLPSRVQFGFQQTGKTLDFALYDESHDVTHLVGQLQEN
- the thrS gene encoding threonine--tRNA ligase; this encodes MYDHRKIGRELGLFDSDPLIGAGLPYWLPAGAAVRRSLESYISEVERRAGYQQVYSPVLGKRELYEISGHWAKYHDDMYPPMDIGGEQLILRPSICPHHALMYRSRSHSYRELPLRYSELGGQYRAELSGAIGGLSRVRAMQLNDAHIFCRLDQVESEAASAFSLINQAYADMGISASRYVLALPAEDAKFGDPSSKYVGDAASWAQAASLLRDVLKAAGIDYEEAPGDAAFYGPKIDIQLEDSAGREFSLSTVQIDFHQPEAFGLEYIGADGNKHRPVMVHRAIVGSIERAMAQLIEVHGGAFPAWLAPVQVVVLPISDDEEKRAVEVARRAVDRGLRVEIAHADEGSLGARIRENRLAPYQAVIGAREDEAGLLAVRERDGGRWEPAPIGEVLDRIAELSSPAAVRPGE
- a CDS encoding proteasome assembly chaperone family protein, which produces MLRPDDLYEIVDESVATGPAATPKVMVHSLDGFMDAGQAGRVTADHLLEVLDHRLLARFDIDLLHDYRARRPEVTFAEDRFTDYTPPHLSLHLLTDDAGVEFLLLEGAEPDNHWDRFAGAVRQLIERYNVTLTVGVHGIPMGVPHTRPLGLTAHATRPELVTRSNIWDGEMVLPASAGTMLQVRLGEAGKDAMGFAVHVPHYLAENRFPGAALALVHAISAATGLLLPSKALLDEAAVTGRLVDEQVEASEDASAVVKALETQYDAAEGSLSRKSLLADSTPSADELGAEVEQFLAELNREDNE
- a CDS encoding acyl-CoA thioesterase, with amino-acid sequence MPESLEDLVELLDLEMIDVDLFRGRQPQTSMQRVFGGQVLGQALAAASRTVDPERLVHSLHGYFLRAGDTSVPIVYRPEPTRDGGSFSSRRVVASQNGKPIFYMSASFQRPEPGLDHQDPMPDDVVPPEEAPRLATVLEARSGRPAADWDREWAALDVRLAGVTGRQFWIRAAGKLPDDPALHACVLAYASDLTLLGASLLPHGIVIGDRRIQPASLDHALWFHRPFRADEWLLYDQSSPSASGARGFATGRLYAETGALIASVAQEGLIRPVGLDSDLLT